From Paraglaciecola sp. L1A13:
GGCGATGACGGGACTCAAAGGGGTACCGCCCATCGAAGTCTATCAGATTGGCGAAGCTTACTTTGTTAAAGACGGTAATCATCGAGTATCGGTGGCCCGGGAAATGGGATTCAGTCATTTTCAGGCTTACGTTACCCAAGTGCGGACTAAAGTGCCCTTGGCGCTAGATGTGGAGCCTGACGAACTGATCCTTAAGGCCGAGCTTGCTGAGTTCCTCGAGAAAACACGTCTCGATCACATTCGTCCTGGCGCTGACTTGACCGTGACCGTTCCTGGCCAGTACGTCGCTTTGTTCGAGCATATCAATGTTCATCGTTATTATATGGGGCTCGAACAACGTCGAGAAATTACCTACGCCGAAGCGGTGATGCATTGGTATGATACCCTCTACCAACCCGTTGTTGACATCATTCATAAGCAGGGGATGCTGCAGGAATTTTCTGGACGCACTGATACCGACCTCTATCTATATATCACTCAGCACAGATCTGAACTCGAAGAACGCTTGGGATGGGATATTACCGCAGAAACTGCCGCCAGTGATATTGAACCCCGCTCATCTGGTTATAGGCCGACCAGCGAACCTATGCGTAATATTTATAAACACCAAGGTAATTCAAAACCACAATCTGCATTGGTCAAAGGTCGCTTGTTTGTCGATATACTGGTGGCGATCGACGGTTGTGACAGCGGCTGGAGCAGTCTGGCCCATGCAGCGCTGATTGCTCAGCGTGAAAATGGTGCCCGCTTGCATGGTCTACATATCGTTCCTGCACGAAGCGAACGTCAAGGACCGAAGATGGAAGAACTGCAAAACAATTTCAGTGACCGTTGCCGCAAATTGGATTTGTCTGGTCGACTAGCGATTGATGCGGGTAAGCGTATTAGACGGATCTGTCAACGTGCTCGCTATACTGATTTAACGGTAATATGTTTTACCGGTGGACAGGCTGAGACCAAGCTCGGTGAGGGTCTGCGCACTTTGTTACGTTCCTGCCCACGACCTGTTTTAGTGGTAACCCAGGAAGAATCTCCTTTGGATAGGATATTGCTAGCATATGACGGCAGTGGTCTAGCCAGAGAGGCGCTTTATACTGCCGCCTATCTGGCCGGTCAGTGGGGCATAAAACTAGCGGTGCTTACCGTTCACGACGAGCAGGTCTCGGCGGATAAAATTCAGCAACGGGCCCGTCATTATTTGGAGTCTCACGGCATTGAAGCAATTTATATAATTGAGAAAAAAGTCGCCATTGTCCAAGCAATCCTTAATACAGCTAAAGAACAGAATAGTAATCTGATCCTTATGGGGGCACATGGCAGGAATGCACCTTGGTATATCAATGTTGGTAGTGCAGTGGCACCGGTATTGCAAAAAAGCAATCTACCTGTGCTGATCTGCGGATAGCCAGCTATGTTGAATATTGTCAGCGATACCCGTCCCGGATATGGTGAAAACGAGGATGTATTTATGGTGCAATGGCACCCCAAAGCACCAGAGTTGTTACTCGTTGCGATTGCCGACGGGCAAGGGGGACAACCGGGCGCTAAGGTCGCCGCGCAACAAGCTTGTCGATTAATATTGCAAGCCGCTGCTGATAGCAGGCCTTGGAGCCTGTTGTGGACACAAAAATGGGAGCGGTTGTTGGGGCGAACCGACCGGGCGTTGCGGGCAGACGCTGACGCTGGGTTTACCACTTTGATAGCATTCGCGGTAAAGCGTAATAGGCTATTTGGGGCAGCATGCGGTGACAGCGCTTTAATGGCTGTCACTGCCCGCGATGTTCAGGTTTTGACCAAAGGACAAATGAAGAATCCTCCTGTGGGATCAGGTCGCGCTGCAGCGTTTGGTTTCAAATTCCCCTTGGCGCCCCCTTGGACAATACTAGCTATGACTGACGGGGTGTGGAAGTTTGCGGGTTGGGACCAGATACGGGAAAAAGCGATAGAGGTTAGGGATCCTCAGGCAATGATCGAATCGATTAGAGGGGCGGCGATACGTTCCGCTGGGAGTCTGCAGGACGATTTCACCCTAGTAGTGATCCAGGAAGACGGGGAGTCGCAAACTGACTAAATTGGTTATAGCTGGGATAGACAGGTCATAGCGATACAACAAAGTCGCTTGGTGTTAACAGAAGAACTTAAAAGGTTTCAACATCTGCAAAATAATGGCTGAATTGCGCGATACATTTTATCGGTATCAGGCTTTAGTTTAGGGGGGATATCGATTCGCTGATCAATAAAAGTCCTCGTTCTGCACATATAAAAATAGCGTAGACAAAGTGACAGAGCAGTCTGTGATTAAACCCATATCGAATACGCAACGAAATATTTTAAAGCTATCATAAATGAAATAAATGCGCCTCAGATTTCCAAAGCGCATTTAAAAGGGTAGTGAGTGACAAAGCTGTGAACCTGAGAGCCTTATAATCCAGCTAAGTTTAAGCTTAGAAGGTAGCTAGGAACTTCGCGTAGTAGTAACCACCTTGCCAATCAACGACTGAACCAGAACTATAGACCCGACCACAACACGCGTCGCCTGACGTTGCGTCACTAACCTTATCTGGGTAGTTGTCAAAAAGGTTCCGTACACCCAATACAAACGATAGGTCATTTGTCATATGGTAAGTGCCTTCTAGGTCAAACATGTACTCATCACCATATGTCTGCTTCGCCGTATCTGACCAGATGATATCGCCATTGTCGTCGGTATCAACAGAGTCGATATTTTCGTATTCTCCGTAATAGCTTACACGCGCGGTTATTTGGAAATCATCTAAAGTATGTGCAACCGAAAATACGCCACGTGTTTTTGGTGTACCGTTTTCAAAGTCATACATAGATTCTGCGTTCAAATAATCACTAGGATCCGAATCAAACTCTGTAGTGTTATAGTTAACACTAACGGTGAATTTGGTATCACCATATTCAGATTCCATGTTGTAAGCGGCAACGAAATCTACACCTTCTGTTACTGTATCAAATGCATTTTGGAAATAGATAACCGCACCAATTGAATCAGCAGTTACTTGGTCCGTTGCAGCAAGAAGAGCAAGGTAGTTAGTGTATGCCTCGCTATCACCATCTTCGTCAGATGAAATATCTAAACTGGATATGGCATACAAGCGATCTTCAATAAGGATGTTGTAGTAATCAAGTGTTGCTGAGAAGTTACCTGCTGTGTAAGTTAACCCTAACGTTACGTTGGTTGATTTTTCAGCTTTGAGATCTTCCGCCCCCAATGCTTGAGCAACAGTGCTGGTCGCAGGGAATAGACCTTGTGCTACAGGATAACCATTGGGCAATGTTGTTGAAACGTTTGTCGTACCTTGTTGGCCTGGCGTCGGTGCACGGAAACCTGTACCGAAAGAACCACGAATACCGAGCTCGTCAGTTACTTGGTAAATTCCCGCTAATTTGTATACTAGCTCTGAACCAAAATCAGAATAGTCTTCATAGCGAAGTGATGCTTGAGCAAAGAACTTGTCAGTGATATCGCCACTTACGTCACCATAAACTGAGTATGAATCACGGTTATAATCGCCGGAGTATTCAGGATCATAGCCAGGGAAACCGTTAGAGCCGACGCCCATAATTTGATAAACCGCATCATCACTATCAGAACAATCTAATGTTGAACCGGTCGCAATGACTGCGATGCCTGCATCAGATGTTGAGCCATTGTCACAGAATCCCCAAGGATCTGAGACAGAGTAGGTGCTAGCAGTGTATGAATCTACTTCGCCGGGACTGATATCATAGGTTTCATCCATATAACTTAGACCAAACGCAACGACATATTGATTAATGTCATAGAAGAAATCGGCTTGGAATTGCACTTCTTCGTTAGATAAGGAACCAGGACTAAATTTAGTAGGTGTAGCATTGCCCATTGAAGGGTTTATGGTATTTTCTAAGGTATATTCAATTTCATCATAGCCGTAACGACCACTTAGGTCATAGCTTAGGCCACTATCCAGCTCACCTTTGCCACCAAATACTAAAGAGTAGTCGGTAATTTCACCCCTAAATTTAGGGGTAAAGCCGCCTGGGAATATTTCAGTAGGGTTCCAAATAGAACCATCTTCTAAACGAATATCTTCCATGGTGCCGTTGCCAGGGTACCGATAGAAGAAGTTAGTTGAGCCGTCACTCCATGAATAGTTACCAAAAGCATATAAGTCTAGATTGCTATTGATGGTATAGCCCGTATTAAAGAATAAGCGCGCAGCTTCTGTTTCTGGTTGACCCCAAGGCTGAACATGGTCTGTACCGTAAAGTTCTTGTGACGCAGAGGTCGCTGCGGCTTGATATTCTGCAGATTGATCAGTTACACAGAACCAGCTTTCACAATATTGTTCTGAACGATCTGTTCGTTCTTGGTCAACGTATTCGGCAGAAATACTGAGGAAGCCATCTTGGCCTAGTGAGAAACCTTTGTTGCCACCAATCGTGATTTGCTGGCCATCACCTTCAAAATATTGGCCGATTTCAGAGCTGAATGATCCACCTTCAGTATTATCTTTAAGGTTGAAGTTGATAACACCTGCTATGGCATCAGAACCATACTGTGCGGCTGCACCATCACGTAAAACTTCGATACCTTTGATTGCTGCGGTTGGAATTGTTGCTAAATCTGGACCTTGCGTACCTGAACCACCTGTTGAAACAAGTGCGGAACGATGACGACGCTTTGAGTTAATCAGTACTAAGGTTTTGTCGGTAGGAAGACCACGTAAGCTAGCTGGACGAATAAATGACGCACCATCAGATATGGGCTGTCTACTTACAGTGTACGAAGGAACCAGCGTCATCATGATGTCATTCATGTCAGAAAACGACACGGATGTAATTTCATCTTGACTGATTACGTCAACAGGAACAGGGGAACTCGTTACTGAACGTGGGGCACCACGAGCGCCAACAACGGCGATTTTCTCCATAATTTCTTCAGCTTCTTCTGCAATAGCAGAGCTTGCCAGTGGTATCGTTAGCGCATAACTGGCTAGACCAGCCAGTACCGCTGCATTAATCTTTTTGAGTTTCATCATGTGTTCCTAAATGGCCTTAATTTTTTTTGTTTTTTTGTAGTACATTTCATAAGGCGGTTAAATAACTACTTTCCTCGGGTTCACCAAAAATGGCTAGCTAGAGCACCATAAGTAAGCAGCTTAACTTGCATGACTTACGCTTTGCTGGAGCTTCTTGCCATAAAAAGACTAAGAAAAATGGCAGCCGCACGGAAGATAAAAGATTGGTGAGGGTTATCGCAAAAGTATTCACCCAACAGGAAAGCTATTTAAAAACAATAGGTTAAATCATTTCAAAAAGATTCATTATTTTATTAATAAAAGCTGTGTAACATTTTCATTACAAGTATTTCAGTTTAAAGATTTAATCTTGGTGTAAAAAATGCTTATTTTACAATTATTTAGAGTTAAAAATGCCGATTCAACAAGAATGTAATTAAATTAGTGTAAGGGAGTTTGTTGGTAAACGCTTCATTTAGCCTTATCCGGGAGGATAGCAGTCGGTGAATTCAAAACAGTTACAGTATTTTTTAGTGAGTGTTCAAAAGGGTAGTATTGCGGCAGCAGCTCGCGATTTAGATATTGCCCAACCCGCAATTAGCCAACAATTGGCCAATCTTGAAAGAGAAATGGGCACTAAATTGTTGGAACGGAGTTTCCGTGGTGTTACTTTGACGCCTGCTGGTAATGTCTTCATAAAACATGCCCGCAAACTCAGCGAAGATATCAATGCCGCTAAGATGGAATTGCAACAACTAGCTGCAAGTAAGTTAGGAAAAGTGCGAGTTGGGATGTTGCCTTCTATTGGAAACGTGCTGTCGATGCCGCTGATTGCCGAAGTCAATCGTTGGCACCCACACCTTAAAATCGAAATAAGTACAGGCCCCTCATATGCGGTAAAAGAATGGTTACAGTCTAATCAAGTCGATATTGCCCTAACCTATGAGCAAGAAGTTGATCCCGGTTTTATGGTGACAGAACCACTTATCGAAGAGTGTATGTACCTTGTCGTTGGTGTGAGCGATAGTGCCGAAAACTATCAGCAATTACGCGAGCGCGATTCAGTTAACTTTTGGGAATTGAGTCAATTTGAATTATTAACACCAGGATTGAAGGATGCCCTTGGCAGGCTCATTGATAAGTATGAGCGCCAAACCGGTGTCGCATTAAAGCACGACAAAGCTTATTCAGGTCAGTTAATGACAGGATTGCGTCAAGTGATTCAGGGCGAAGGACTTATGATTCTGCCTTCTTCAGCCATGTATCATCTGGAGGAGAGTAATGTGATAAAAACGATTAAAATAGTACAGCCTGAAATGAAACGCTTAGTCATTGCTGCGACCAATAACAGTTTGGCTATGTCTGACGCCACTATGCGTATGCTTGATATTATTAAACGCGTGACGACACTAGAGCAGTCTTTGCAACATTGGCGCGGAGAGTTGATTCATTCCCCCGTTGCTGCTGTTACTAATATTAAAGCGAATACTATTGTACCAAACAGAATGGTCGTAGTTTAATTTGTTGAATATTTGCCTGTCTCAAGTACGGTAAATAATATGGAAAATTCATTCTGGTATTGCATGACGTTTCAGCGCATATATAGACTTTAATACAAGAATAACCGCACCCAAAATCATACATTCATCTGCTCATTTATAGTTGTATTCGAAGTCATATCTATTTTGGGTTTAACCTCTTTTGGTGAATACTACAGCGAGTTATGACTACGCTTTTAAGAATAGCAGATTTAACATGTTGAGGGGGAATATGAGAGCAGAATTACGAGCGAAGATAATCGATGTGTGTGATAAAAAAATTGACAGTAAAGGCGGTAATGTCGGCCTTTCCTTTTATGCTTTTTTTACCAATAAAAATGATAATCCTGAGTTATTGATGGAAGCGGCAACGTGGTGGATACAAACCCATGCGTTGGATCATTTTGTGAAAGCACAAAAAATTAAACAAATGGTGCAAGACGGGCTTTAGATAGGTTGTTTGCATAAATAATGACGTCGATATAATACTTATCATCTTTATCGTTCAATAGTCCGAGGAATGAATACTAAGGCAGCTAAGGTCTGCCATAAACGTCTTAAAAAAACGACTAGCGATGATTGCTAGCCGTTAATGATGGGGCATTTACAGTGGTAAATCTTCATTTAGCTCGAATTGATCCAAGGCTTCTAACGCTTCACAACCGTATACCATTGACGGCCCGCCGCCCATCAATATTGCTACGCCTATTGTTTCAACTATTTCTTGTCTATTAGCACCTGCCTTTAAGGCATCATGAACGTGAAACGCAATACAACCGTTACAACGCACTGATATCGCAATACTCAAGCAAATTAATTCTTTTGTTTTGCCGTCTAAGGCACCTTTGCTCACTGCGTTAACGTGTAATTCGCCGAAGCCGGCCATTGTTTCTGGAATTTCAGCGATTAATTTTGCACTGAGTTCTTGCAATTTTTGATAGGTATTTATGTGATCAGTTGGTTGCATTGCGGTTTCCATTTAAAGTTGATTTTAAACTGTGTTATACAATCACTTCGCCTCAGATAATCCCATTTATTACGTTGAGCATTTGTGGCACGCTTTAACAGGGATCGTACCTGTCATGTGCTTAATGAAATGAATCACTGGGCGTCTAAGCTTCTTACCAATTGTCAAGGGAACGCATAAATACACATTTATTCCCAAACCTACATTTTAAATTATTTTTTGAAATAAATTGCTGACGTGTATCATGTTCATCGTTGGCACTTAAACTGCGTAAGTAGCGAATTAAGTATGGAGCATTTCGCTATTAACCAATTGATGATGATCAACAACGTAGGAATATAAAGATAAAACTATTTTCGGCATTACCTGAAACAACAATAGTATGGCACCTCATCTTGGCGTGATGTCGCGCTATTCGGTTACGCCGATTAGGGCTTCAAAACCACCCACTAAATCAGACAATTCTTCATCAATCGCTCCTTGTCGTCGGCGATGATACTGGCGTGATAATAGACTTTGAATTTCTTCAATATTTTTTTCAGCGCGTTGCATGGCGATAAGCCGACTAGCATTTTCGCTGGCCAATGATTCAATGCTGGCACGGTACAATGAGGTAAAGAGATATTCACCGATTAAGGCACCAAAGGTAATTTCTGTGTTGGCTAATAATTGTGGTCGGCAGGAAGTTGGCCAAGGCTCGGCTAAAATCGTCTGTTGCCATACGTTATCTAAGGGTAAAATACGTTGGCACGTAGGCTCGTATTGCGCATTAGCAAGTGTGCGATTAAAGAACAAATACACCTCTTGAAGTTGGTTGGTTTGTTGTTGTAAGTGGATTTCTTGCAAAATGTCTGTGACTAATGTGGTCACTGAGTCGATGGAGTTAGGTAATGTGAACCGACGTTGTAGCGGATACTCGAAATCTTCGAGATGGGCTTGGATACGCTCACCTACGGTCCATATAAGTTTATCGCCGGCCATGTTGGCTATGTTAGTTGTCATAAATGACACTAAAGTGTCATTAAATTGGCCTACCAACCCTTGATCAGAGCCTATAACAATAATACCTGTCTTACTTTTTTTAGCGGTTGTTGAGGAATGTTTAAAATGCGCTGATGCAACTTGTTTACCTACGTTGCGAAAGTACGCCATTAACCCCAATTGTACCGTGCGATAGTAATCATCAAGGGCATGAACGGCATTTTCATACTGATTGATATTCGCCGCGGCCATGGCTTTCATCGTACGCACAACTGATTTTAAATCACCGGCGCTATTGATTTTATGCTGTAAACCACTACTCGATTCACTCATGTGTACCCGCACTTATTGGTTGCGTCTTAAGAGGCAATTGTGGATCTGTAAGCATAAAGGGCTGCAATACTGTTTTCACCATGTTGAGCACTTGTTGTTTATTGTCATCAGTTAAACTGTCCGCTTGTTCTAAGCACGCCACTATAGGTGGTGACAGCGAGGCTAAGCCAGCAACAACCGCTGTCTGAGCCTCATTGATGGAGGACAGTGATATTGTATCGAAAAGGCCATTGGTTAATGTTAGCAATATCACGATTTGCGCAGCCACTGGTAAAGGACGAGATTCAGCCTGTTTAAGGCAAGCCCGTATGCGTTGACCATGTTCGATGGTCAGTAAACTATTAGCGTCTAAACGCGCACCAAAGCGGGCGAAGCTTTCTAATTCTTCAAATTGGGCATAGGCTAACTTCAACGCCCCAGATACTTTTCTAAACCCTGCGCGTTGGGCTTTACCACCGACTCGTGAAACAGATTTCCCTACATCAACGGCCGGCAACACTCCAAGGGCAAATAATGTTGGCGACAAGTAAATTTGTCCATCGGTGATTGATATTAAATTAGTCGGAATATAGGCCGACATATTCTGTTCTTCTGTTTCAATAATGGGCAATGCAGTAAGTGAGCCGCCACCATTTTCATCATTTAGGTGGGTGGAGCGCTCAAGTAATCGCGAGTGAAGATAAAATATATCACCGGGAAATGCTTCACGTCCCGGAGGTCTGCGTAGTAGTAATGATAACTCTCGGTATGAGCGGGCATGCTGTGTTAAATCGTCATACACGATGAGCACGTCTTTGCCGCTGCTCATGAAAAACTCACCAATAGTGGTCGCGGCATAAGGGGCTATATAATCAAGCCCAGGCGGATCGTTACCTTCAGTTACCATTACCACAGTATAATCAAAGGCATTGTGAAGTTTTAAGGTAGCCAGTATTTTTGCAACTGAAGCCGCTTTTTGACCTATTGCACAATAAACACATATCACGTCTTTGCCTTTTTGATTGAGAATGGTATCAATGGCAATGGAGGTTTTACCCGTTTGTCGGTCACCCATTATCAGCTCACGTTGGCCACGCCCAATGGGTAAAAGGGCATCTAATACCTTTAGGCCGGTTTGTAATGGTTCAGTTACGGGAGAACGGGCCATTATCGCCGGAGCGGGACGTTCAATAGGCATGCGCTGGGTACTGAATATTTGGCCTTTACCGTCAAGTGCGCGCCCGATGGGGTCAATCACTCGTCCAATTAGATCATTACCTACGGCAACGTCCATTACACGGCCAGTGCGCAGCACTTCATCCCCTGCATTTAACAGGCTATAATCGCCGAGCATGATTACGCCAATTTCATGCTCATCAATATTAAAGGCAATGCCGTGAATATTACCAGGGAAGAGTAATAATTCTTCAAAACCTGCGCCAGGCAAGCCGTCAACAATAGCTACGCCCGCTGAAACGCTTTTAACTGTTCCTATTTCTTGCAATCCGCAGCTTGGTTGTGCTGTCTCGCGACTATGCTTGAATTGTTCAAATAGCTGTTGATAGCTTTGTTTTAATTCGTTTTCAAAGCTGAGTTTCATGCAATTTCCTTGTTCCCAGTGCGTTGATTCTACGCACGTTAGTTTGCTGACTCCGCGTGTTCATCGGTATTGTTATTAGAGGGCGATAAATCGAGAGCCGCTTCAACTTGCTGCTGTAATTCGGTTAAATAGTTTTGTGCACTCCAGGATATTTTCCAGCCATTAAGCGTGAGTTCTACACCGGTGATAAGTTGCGGCACTAGACTTTGCGTAACCTCGATTGTCTGTTGTTTATCTGTAACAAATTTGTCTTGCAGACAATGTTGCAGGCGCGATAATTGAACATTGCTCAAGGAAAAAACACTGCGAACCAAAACACGGTTGCCACTGTTGACCAATGCATGTTTGAGTTCTGAACTTTGATTTTCTTCTAAGGTGTTAAGACGCTGAATAAGCTTTTCAAACAGCATGCTCTCGAGTTCGTTATCTGCTAAATCACCAAGTACTTTGCGACATAGGGCATACACTTCGCGCATACTTTCTTGCAACACGTCTTGCCTTGACTGTGAAATTTCTTGTTGCATGGCTGCTAAGCGTTTTTTCAATAAAATATCAGCACTTTGACGTGCTTCATCGAGTATGTTTTTCGCGGTTAATTCGGCTTCTTTTTTGGCGCTGGCAACGATTTTAGTGCCTTGTTGCTCAATAGAATTGAGACTTTTCTCATACTGGTTTTGCAATTCCAAAGCTTGCTTTTTCTTATTATCGGCGTCAGCGAGAACGCCTGCTATTTTACTTTCTCTGGCATCTAACCCGTCGATAATGGGGCGATATAAAAAGCGTTTAAGCAACCATAAAAGGATTAAAAAGTTAATCGCTTGGGCTATAACGGTGAACCAATCTATCGGCATGGACTAGCCTCCACTTTGTGCAATAAAGTGGTTCCAAAAAGGATTACTAAACAACACGATCATCGAGACAACAAAACAATAAATTGCTGTGGATTCGATCATCGCTAACCCCACAAATAAGGTGCGAGTGATGGTCGAAGATGCATCAGGTTGTTGTGCCAAAGCATTGAGTGCGCTGGCCACTGCTGAACCTTCAGCCAGTGATGGGCCTAATACACCTATGCTGATCGTCAGGCCAGCGGTAATGATTGAGCACATTGCTATCAAGGTTAGACTATCCATTATTTTTCCTTCGGTGTCATTGGTTTAGGCGGATGTAGTGTAAGAGATTGATGTTTGTTTATGACGCTGGCTGCCGCGATATACACAGAAGCTAATACAAAAAATATATAGGCTTGAACCATGCCAGTGAGTAGGCCGAGAATAGACATAATAACCGGAAATATTAGTGGAGAAATGACCAGTAATATGGCGATGATCATTGCGCCACTCATCATATTGCCGAATAAGCGTACGGCTAGAGCTAACGTGCGTGACAACTCACCAATAATGTTAAAGGGCAACATAAATAGCGTCGGTTGGGTGTACGACAACAAGTACTCTTTGAGTCCTTTGTTTTTGATCCCGTAAAAGGGTACCGAAATAAATACACAGAAAGCCAATGCCACAGTCGTCGATAAAGAGCCCGTTGGGGGCTCAAAATTAGGGATAATGGTCAGCAAGTTGGTCATAGCAATAAATAGAAATAAGGTGCCAAGAAACCCCATGTATTGTTTAGGCTTGGCTAAACCCGCCTCCGCAATTTGTTGCATAATAGTGATGACGATAATTTCTAGACCGTTTTGCCAACGAGAACGGTGCACTTTTCTATTTAATTTTCGGGTGATTAAGTATGCACTAATGACTAAAACAAGCATTACTGCCCACGTAAAAACCAGCGTGGCATTAAGTTTGATAAAACCATACTGCCAGTAGATTATTTCGTCAGGGCTAATGTGCATTACTAATAGCCTTTTTCTCTAGTTGATTTTTATCTGTCTTAGCGAGGCATTTTGTCATAAATATGCGACCTATTATAAAGCCAATCAAACTCGCCACAAGTCGCCACATGTCGTTGTCGGATATCCAGTAAAATACCGAAACTGCTGTGCCCATACGCGCTAATATACCGCCTAAAAACCACACTGCTGGGTGATCAGATTTCAAGCCTTTATCTACCGTTAGCCACAAAACGTAAAAAAAACAACAGCCCAAGACTATTCCTACCATAAAAGGAAATATCAAATTCAACATATGAGGTTCGAAATTACTCATCATTATCGTCACTGTTCCTATCGTCGTTATGCATTGCCGC
This genomic window contains:
- the atpF gene encoding F0F1 ATP synthase subunit B; the protein is MPIDWFTVIAQAINFLILLWLLKRFLYRPIIDGLDARESKIAGVLADADNKKKQALELQNQYEKSLNSIEQQGTKIVASAKKEAELTAKNILDEARQSADILLKKRLAAMQQEISQSRQDVLQESMREVYALCRKVLGDLADNELESMLFEKLIQRLNTLEENQSSELKHALVNSGNRVLVRSVFSLSNVQLSRLQHCLQDKFVTDKQQTIEVTQSLVPQLITGVELTLNGWKISWSAQNYLTELQQQVEAALDLSPSNNNTDEHAESAN
- a CDS encoding F0F1 ATP synthase subunit C, which codes for MDSLTLIAMCSIITAGLTISIGVLGPSLAEGSAVASALNALAQQPDASSTITRTLFVGLAMIESTAIYCFVVSMIVLFSNPFWNHFIAQSGG
- a CDS encoding F0F1 ATP synthase subunit A yields the protein MHISPDEIIYWQYGFIKLNATLVFTWAVMLVLVISAYLITRKLNRKVHRSRWQNGLEIIVITIMQQIAEAGLAKPKQYMGFLGTLFLFIAMTNLLTIIPNFEPPTGSLSTTVALAFCVFISVPFYGIKNKGLKEYLLSYTQPTLFMLPFNIIGELSRTLALAVRLFGNMMSGAMIIAILLVISPLIFPVIMSILGLLTGMVQAYIFFVLASVYIAAASVINKHQSLTLHPPKPMTPKEK
- a CDS encoding ATP synthase subunit I, with the protein product MMSNFEPHMLNLIFPFMVGIVLGCCFFYVLWLTVDKGLKSDHPAVWFLGGILARMGTAVSVFYWISDNDMWRLVASLIGFIIGRIFMTKCLAKTDKNQLEKKAISNAH